DNA from Megalopta genalis isolate 19385.01 chromosome 15, iyMegGena1_principal, whole genome shotgun sequence:
TCTGACCAAAACTGAACACACGATCAAAACATGCAAGTAAATGtcttaaataaaaaattgattACACAACAGAGAAACAAAGTTCAGCACAGTATATTACTGAAAGTTATACCTGCTTGCAACAAGATCTCCGGGGAGACCGAATGGTCCATAATCTCCACCATAAATATCTTTGACCAGCTTGTCCACTCTAGTGTTGTCACCTCCTGTTGCTAATTCTATTGCCTCTTCAAAAGTGTTGCATCCAGTTAATAAACAACACAGTCCTAAAAATGTACCGCCGCCTAGActaaatgcgaaataaataaattagtataGAAGTATTTTTAGGCATTGTTGTGAATATGTTTTAAATAACATACCTTGTACCAGAGATTCTCTTATAATTTTCTGGTCCATATACTGCTAGTATGCTTACTCCTGACCCTATATTTACAAGCTGTGAAAAGATAGTTATTAGATATAAAATACAAGCTCAAAGGCatatagaaaatattaatagaaaCGAACATACCAAGAATGGATAGGGTTCAGAAAAGTCATAAGGAACTTTCTGACATTTGCTATCTTCTGTAGGATGAGACCAGTAATAACACTCGCGTGGATTTGTTGTTTCTATGTAAAGCATGCCACGTATTAAACTATCTAGTTCATCAAATTTTGCTAAATTCATGTTTACTTCCTgtaaataaaacatttattagTATGTTTTCATGTTGAAatttaaaaatgtaacaaaaaaaaaggaCTCTCACTTGTTtaaaatttttttcaaatttatatgcTCCACCACCAGTGGCACAAACTGTTGTCACAAGACTAGCCATACCCTTAGACCTTGCTAATGCTAAAAAATTTCCCATTTCACTTGTAGGAAATCTAATAAAATGCAATGTGCCATGTCTGCCCCTTATGTAAACATTGTCCAtctgtaattaatttttatttttaaacagCATCAAGGCTTTCTATTACTCAGATTTATTAAGTATCTTTTTAACTTCCTAACACTTTCACTGTGTCGTGAGCATGGATGTTTTATTAATTCGCTATCgcgataaataattgtttacgACGCGGACTGGCATCAAGCCACAATGAGCATATTAAAGTGTTTAATCATTCAAAGAATATACCTGCAGATGTATATCTCTGTGGCCAGTTTTTCCATATGCGGAATTCTTAACTAGGTACCGCCTAATATTCTTTAAAACTTCCACCTCTGCATCAGCTTCATCCCTTGTAATATCTTTTGGTTCAAAATATACTAATTTGCATAATGTACCTCCTATATCCATGCCAAACCATGGCATTGCTGCAAAAAGAAAAATGAGAAAGTATTACATCCTTATATTTATAATGTATTACATCCaaattattatgaaatatttGAAACGTTTTGAAGCATTATTAAACAAGATGCAACTTTTACAAACACTATATTTAATACATCAAAAACACAACAATTACGTAAATGATAAGGGAGTACAAGCAACTAATACATTATAAACATTTGGGACAAtactattaaaataaataaaatatatacatagaagaataaaataaaaatggctACACTAAGCACACATACAGTTGAATAACTCACAAGGTGATGAGTGATTTTTGGACTCCTTGGCTGCAGTCTCAGAATCAGGAAAACCGTTGGATGCCATAACTTTTGAAGTTATATGATTTTTATAACTTTGAGGACTCATTGTTGAACTTCAAATTATTTACAAATACTTCCAATGCATTGGCCAACTTGTTGACTAAAAATTATGGAAAGAATAAACATTATATACATAGTGAACACTAATTTAATACTAATGTTTTGAACTAGCCATTACATAACAtccatatttaaaaaatgtttctttACTGACTGATCACATAATGACATTCTAAATTATGGCATGGCACAAAGGTCACTATTTAATTATGCATACCATGTTTGAAAAACACGAACGCATAACGCTCTACTGAGAACCATATATAAACTGTGACATGCCATATAAACTCATAGCAGtttcaattaaacaaaatataatgtttatttATGATGAATCGAAATCAGTCAAATACGAATGCAAAGTAATTTATATTGTTCATAATAAAATCAATAACATCGACAATATATTCGATTtaaattatactatttatattacattacattttgttATGTTAATAGCGTAATTTACAGATACAATAGTATATCATACGATGCTATGTAAAGCAGCAAAGGTCGCGTTCGCTAAGATACCAAAAATATGCGCCGTTTATCATGATTAGACCGAAAGATAATTAGTTGAAATAGATAAACGATAgtatacaattttaattataaatctTGTGAGTAGGTGACACCGAGTCCATGACATCAAAATCCACAgtttataaagtaatataatcaTTGCGTACGTTCGCGTGCgatcaatgaaaaattcgatTGCAcattttctaaataaaataacaattgtGCGTTAACAATACGACATCGATGCGTTTCACGTTACCATCATTAGAGAAAAATTTCCAGTGAACACTGATTAGTATTATAGAATTCACAAACTTTAGAATCGTCAATGGATTATATACTTGCAGAATAACGCCAACGGTGTCGAGCGTAAATGGGAAGTGTACGAGTATGCGCGAATGCTGCACGCGCCTAACTGTGCATTCACTTGCAAGTTTGTAACTTGTATAGTATGTAACTATGTGGAATCACGCGATTTACGACGTCTCTCTTCTTTGAATTTCGTCAACAAACAAAACAGGAATGATTGATATCAACAGATAGAATAGATGTGTTGTCTACTATTGGTTGATACAATGACACGAGAGAGGACAAAATACAAGCACCATTTTCCAAGCCAGCCAACGATAGAGAAACGAAGCAATCGATAATGTAATACATAACTGTATCTtatgtatgtatacagggtgttccaaaaatttctcacaatccggaaatgaggggttcctgaagtcatttgaagtaacttttcccttagcgaaaatgcgatccgtggcttcgtttacgagttattaagaaaaaacagtgaccaatgagaggcaagattAGTTGGCGCgagacagccgagccaatgagcggaactgggcttc
Protein-coding regions in this window:
- the fbl gene encoding pantothenate kinase 3 fbl isoform X1, which encodes MSPQSYKNHITSKVMASNGFPDSETAAKESKNHSSPCELFNSMPWFGMDIGGTLCKLVYFEPKDITRDEADAEVEVLKNIRRYLVKNSAYGKTGHRDIHLQMDNVYIRGRHGTLHFIRFPTSEMGNFLALARSKGMASLVTTVCATGGGAYKFEKNFKQEVNMNLAKFDELDSLIRGMLYIETTNPRECYYWSHPTEDSKCQKVPYDFSEPYPFLLVNIGSGVSILAVYGPENYKRISGTSLGGGTFLGLCCLLTGCNTFEEAIELATGGDNTRVDKLVKDIYGGDYGPFGLPGDLVASRHLLACFDRVFSFGQMNSKERRNAVSKEDLAHATLVTITNNIGSIARMCAVNEKIERVVFVGNFLRVNHISMKLLAYAMDYWSKGTMKALFLEHEGYFGAIGCLLQFNGDTS
- the fbl gene encoding pantothenate kinase 3 fbl isoform X2, translated to MSPQSYKNHITSKVMASNGFPDSETAAKESKNHSSPSMPWFGMDIGGTLCKLVYFEPKDITRDEADAEVEVLKNIRRYLVKNSAYGKTGHRDIHLQMDNVYIRGRHGTLHFIRFPTSEMGNFLALARSKGMASLVTTVCATGGGAYKFEKNFKQEVNMNLAKFDELDSLIRGMLYIETTNPRECYYWSHPTEDSKCQKVPYDFSEPYPFLLVNIGSGVSILAVYGPENYKRISGTSLGGGTFLGLCCLLTGCNTFEEAIELATGGDNTRVDKLVKDIYGGDYGPFGLPGDLVASRHLLACFDRVFSFGQMNSKERRNAVSKEDLAHATLVTITNNIGSIARMCAVNEKIERVVFVGNFLRVNHISMKLLAYAMDYWSKGTMKALFLEHEGYFGAIGCLLQFNGDTS
- the fbl gene encoding pantothenate kinase 3 fbl isoform X3, coding for MSPQSYKNHITSKVMASNGFPDSETAAKESKNHSSPCELFNSMPWFGMDIGGTLCKLVYFEPKDITRDEADAEVEVLKNIRRYLVKNSAYGKTGHRDIHLQMDNVYIRGRHGTLHFIRFPTSEMGNFLALARSKGMASLVTTVCATGGGAYKFEKNFKQEVNMNLAKFDELDSLIRGMLYIETTNPRECYYWSHPTEDSKCQKVPYDFSEPYPFLLVNIGSGVSILAVYGPENYKRISGTSLGGGTFLGLCCLLTGCNTFEEAIELATGGDNTRVDKLVKDIYGGDYGPFGLPGDLVASSFGQMNSKERRNAVSKEDLAHATLVTITNNIGSIARMCAVNEKIERVVFVGNFLRVNHISMKLLAYAMDYWSKGTMKALFLEHEGYFGAIGCLLQFNGDTS